From Variovorax sp. PMC12, the proteins below share one genomic window:
- the metW gene encoding methionine biosynthesis protein MetW gives MSDLEHQRLIAQLVPQGSRVLDLGCGDGALLDLLQRERGCTGYGVEIADGNVLQCVRRGVDVIQLNLDEGLSMFDDASFDVVLQIDTLQHLRNAEVMLRETARVGRIGIVAFPNFAHWPNRLSVARGRMPVTRRLPYQWYDTPNIRVGTFKDFEVLAGKNNLRVLDAFGLQDGRDVRWLPNARAGTAVFKFERGGG, from the coding sequence ATGAGCGACCTCGAACATCAACGACTGATCGCGCAATTGGTGCCCCAGGGCTCGCGGGTGCTCGACCTCGGCTGCGGCGACGGCGCCCTGCTCGACCTGTTGCAGCGCGAGCGCGGCTGCACCGGCTACGGCGTGGAAATTGCGGACGGCAACGTGCTGCAGTGCGTGCGCCGCGGCGTCGACGTGATCCAGCTCAACCTCGACGAAGGCCTGTCGATGTTCGACGACGCCTCGTTCGACGTGGTGCTGCAGATCGACACGCTGCAGCACCTGCGCAATGCCGAGGTGATGCTGCGCGAGACCGCGCGCGTGGGGCGCATCGGCATCGTCGCCTTCCCCAACTTCGCGCACTGGCCCAACCGCCTGAGCGTGGCGCGCGGCCGCATGCCGGTGACGCGCCGCCTGCCCTACCAGTGGTACGACACGCCCAACATCCGCGTCGGCACCTTCAAGGACTTCGAGGTGCTGGCCGGCAAGAACAACCTGCGCGTGCTCGACGCCTTCGGCCTGCAGGACGGCCGCGACGTGCGCTGGCTGCCCAATGCGCGCGCCGGCACCGCGGTCTTCAAGTTCGAACGCGGCGGCGGCTGA
- a CDS encoding IMPACT family protein encodes MSFTLAQPVHSELLIKKSRFIGCVQPVADRAAALAVVASLRAEHPAAAHVCWALMAGGQSAANDDGEPGGTAGRPMLEVLRHQQVEGALATVVRYFGGVKLGAGGLVRAYTDAVAQALLGATLVPLLRQRSLRCIVPYALEGLVRRELASAGAVLESVQHGDDVRFAFALPEPDADAFIARLGDAAQGRVAWPTE; translated from the coding sequence ATGAGCTTCACGCTGGCGCAGCCGGTTCACAGCGAACTGCTCATCAAGAAAAGCCGCTTCATCGGCTGCGTGCAGCCGGTGGCCGACCGCGCGGCCGCGCTGGCCGTGGTGGCGTCATTGCGCGCGGAGCATCCCGCTGCAGCGCACGTGTGCTGGGCCTTGATGGCCGGCGGCCAGTCGGCCGCGAACGACGACGGCGAGCCCGGCGGCACCGCGGGACGGCCGATGCTGGAGGTGCTGCGCCACCAGCAGGTCGAAGGCGCGCTGGCAACCGTGGTGCGCTATTTCGGCGGCGTGAAGCTCGGTGCCGGCGGCCTCGTGCGGGCCTATACCGATGCGGTGGCGCAGGCCCTGCTCGGCGCCACGCTCGTGCCGCTGCTGCGCCAGCGCAGCCTGCGGTGCATCGTGCCCTATGCGCTCGAAGGGCTGGTGCGGCGCGAACTCGCCTCGGCCGGCGCGGTGCTCGAGAGCGTGCAGCACGGCGACGACGTGCGCTTCGCCTTCGCGCTACCCGAACCCGACGCCGATGCGTTCATCGCCCGCCTCGGCGATGCTGC